The window ATGTGGACGATCTTCGGAGTATGACCCCGAACGTCTACATGTTGGGGGAAAAGGTAAAGCGGGTCTGGGATGACCCACGCTTCCAGTCCACCTTGAACATCATTTCCAAACTGCATGATTTTTCTTTTGACGAAGAATTCCGTGAACTATCTGTTGTTCACGAACCTCTCGTCGGAGAGCCGGTTAGGAGGCTGAATCTCTACATCCAAAGAACGATGGAGGACTCCATCATCAAGGTCAGGTTGACACGCGAAGTTACGCAACGTCGCATCTGTACCTGGTGCATGTGCAATATTCTCGGTCTGTTATGGGCCACAACTTACGAAACGGACGCGTTGCACAAAACGGAATATCACTCGCGGTTCGTTGAATTCGCCAAGCACCTCATGAAAAACGATTACGATTGTGTTTGGGGAATGATGGATCCCAAAGGGGACAGGTCTCTCAGGCCTTCCCAGCAGAAACATCTGACTGGACTTAAGGTCACAAAGCGCGACGCTAAGGGAATAACCGTTAGCGGTTGCAAAGTTCATACTTCCTATTGTTTCTGTGCGAAGTATATTGTCGTGGTGCCCTGTCGTGCCCTGACGGAGGAGGACAAGGACTTCGCGGTTGCCTTCGCCGTTCCGGTCGACACCCAAGGCATCACTTTCATCGCGAGACCCGCCCCCCAGCGAAGCAATCCCGAAGGAGACATGGAATGTCCCATCGGTTCCGCCATCGGAGCAGTGGAGGGGACGACATTCTTTGAAGACGTGTTCGTTCCCTGGGAACGGGTCTTTATGTGCGGTGAATGGGAGATGGCGGAAAGGATTCCTTACTTTTTCGGAAACCTTC of the Syntrophorhabdaceae bacterium genome contains:
- a CDS encoding 4-hydroxyphenylacetate 3-hydroxylase N-terminal domain-containing protein; translation: MAIKTGAEYVDDLRSMTPNVYMLGEKVKRVWDDPRFQSTLNIISKLHDFSFDEEFRELSVVHEPLVGEPVRRLNLYIQRTMEDSIIKVRLTREVTQRRICTWCMCNILGLLWATTYETDALHKTEYHSRFVEFAKHLMKNDYDCVWGMMDPKGDRSLRPSQQKHLTGLKVTKRDAKGITVSGCKVHTSYCFCAKYIVVVPCRALTEEDKDFAVAFAVPVDTQGITFIARPAPQRSNPEGDMECPIGSAIGAVEGTTFFEDVFVPWERVFMCGEWEMAERIPYFFGNLQRQSKCACLAGHTDLVCGVAALVADVNGLGMKTTHIRDKITHTMIQAEVAQGCALGAAAGGEMHPSGVFIPSTITANAGLNYIKNLAGEHIQLLHDIAGGIIVTMPTENDYRNPKLKALIDTYLSGNAKYTTEERLRVLYLAQEIAASTFTGYFLGWAINASGSPMTGDVLVRELYDLKKRVDIAKGWAKISA